The Astyanax mexicanus isolate ESR-SI-001 chromosome 24, AstMex3_surface, whole genome shotgun sequence genome has a segment encoding these proteins:
- the LOC103046447 gene encoding zinc finger protein 287 — protein sequence MASPAEMAKLDSLNSFFYERMVAVAGEIFQAVKETFSEYQLELQRSKRENLYLRNMLAEVSINTASESQQSHAGEAEALCQNTTHGLLDSGSSVFQVKLELSALQQNPEPQQPVEEPPSCPSPYAVTACNQEEPPPHPFMVKSLNAEEKRGGDCSLMDSTSRAEAWSSQAISSDDSNLVPMQPEQEPAEDHLLSIKDVRDIKDEPVVEPYPQCEDPYNDFNHLSSHLQMHTTDRLLYCAICGKPFRYERVLKAHMVVHQKERPYRCELCGKCYSYAHVLKIHLRTHTGERPYHCRYCGKTFNQKGHVKGHERIHTGEKIYSCSVCGKRFTWLGQGKEHLRIHHDQVATIIRKIKSSC from the exons ATGGCGTCTCCAGCAGAAATGGCTAAACTGGACTCCCTGAACTCCTTCTTCTATGAGAGGATGGTGGCTGTAGCGGGGGAGATTTTCCAGGCGGTGAAGGAAACTTTCTCTGAGTATCAGCTGGAGCTCCAGCGCTCCAAACGGGAGAACCTTTACCTGAGGAAcatgctagctgaggttagcattAACACCGCCTCAG AGTCGCAGCAAAGCCATGCAGGTGAAGCTGAAGCACTATGTCAAAACACCACCCATGGCCTGCTGGACTCAGGCTCCTCAGTTTTTCAGGTCAAGCTGGAACTTTCTGCCTTACAACAGAATCCCGAACCACAACAGCCAGTGGAAGAGCCGCCTTCATGTCCATCTCCATATGCAGTCACCGCTTGTAATCAAGAGGAGCCACCACCTCACCCTTTTATGGTTAAATCTCTGAACGCTGAAGAGAAACGAGGTGGTGACTGCTCTCTGATGGACTCCACAAGCAGAGCAGAAGCCTGGAGCTCTCAAGCCATCTCCTCCGACGACTCCAACTTGGTTCCGATGCAGCCTGAACAAGAACCTGCGGAGGATCATTTGTTATCCATCAAAGATGTCAGAGATATCAAAGATGAACCAGTGGTAGAGCCTTACCCTCAATGTGAGGACCCGTACAATgattttaatcatttatcatCTCACCTGCAGATGCACACTACGGATAGACTGCTTTACTGTGCAATCTGCGGCAAACCGTTCAGATACGAGAGAGTTCTAAAGGCGCACATGGTGGTGCACCAGAAAGAGAGGCCATACCGCTGTGAGCTGTGTGGAAAGTGCTACAGCTACGCACACGTACTTAAAATACACCTGCGCACTCATACAGGTGAGAGACCGTATCACTGTAGGTACTGCGGCAAGACGTTCAACCAGAAAGGTCACGTGAAGGGCCACGAACGGATCCACACTGGAGAAAAGATTTATAGCTGTTCGGTCTGTGGGAAGCGGTTCACCTGGCTGGGACAGGGAAAGGAGCATCTTCGGATTCATCACGATCAGGTCGCTACGATTATAAGGAAGATAAAGAGCAGCTGTTGA
- the LOC103029277 gene encoding zinc finger protein 226 yields MAKLEFLNCFLKERLIAAAGEIFQVVKETLCEYQAEIDRTQQENRYLRDMLENINTSEEERRGAELQTCGGSGSRSVSEEQRTAAVYINKVPPDIQPSITDDSKTSQGPRDSEPMIQVKLELCAVQQELEPQQPETVAHNQEAMSSVPEKPMDIEEKEQCNGLPMDHIPIKSELYDSQAAYSDNSCDLSAAQREQEGIDYFEVDEDDLGSRSGYRLYSSLADRPSHSQSELTDSLFYCKICNKPFKTYLWLEKHLVSHNNEERHVCGVCGKRFKQLQTLESHINNHTKERPYCCQFCGKGFSQRSHVKDHERIHTGEKPFVCPVCQRSFVQRSQLMTHIHTHSYMMKDLSDGKQQR; encoded by the exons ATGGCtaagctggagtttttgaactgTTTTTTGAAGGAGCGGCTGATTGCAGCTGCTGGGGAGATTTTTCAGGTGGTGAAAGAGACGCTGTGTGAGTATCAGGCTGAGATAGACAGAACCCAGCAGGAGAACCGCTACCTCAGAGACATGCTGGAGAACATCAACACCAGCGAAGAGGAACGGAGAGGTGCTGAACTGCAGACCTGTGGGGGATCAGGGTCTCGGTCTGTTTCTGAGGAGCAGAGGACAGCTgctgtttatataaataaag TTCCCCCAGACATCCAGCCCTCTATTACAGACGACAGCAAGACCAGCCAAGGCCCACGAGACTCAGAACCCATGATCCAAGTGAAGCTGGAGCTCTGCGCTGTACAGCAGGAACTGGAGCCGCAACAACCGGAAACTGTTGCCCACAATCAGGAAGCGATGTCTTCTGTCCCGGAGAAACCTATGGACATTGAGGAGAAAGAGCAGTGCAACGGTTTGCCGATGGATCACATCCCAATCAAGTCAGAGCTGTACGATTCCCAGGCTGCCTACTCCGATAACTCCTGCGACTTGTCTGCGGCACAGCGGGAACAGGAAGGCATCGATTACTTTGAGGTTGATGAGGATGACCTGGGCTCGCGGTCGGGTTATAGACTGTATAGCTCCCTGGCGGATCGACCGTCGCACTCTCAGAGCGAGCTAACGGACAGTCTGTTTTACTGCAAGATTTGCAACAAACCTTTCAAGACATACCTGTGGCTAGAAAAGCATTTGGTGAGTCACAATAACGAGGAGCGACACGTCTGCGGTGTTTGCGGCAAGCGCTTTAAACAACTTCAGACGCTGGAGAGTCACATAAACAATCACACGAAGGAGAGGCCGTACTGCTGCCAGTTCTGCGGGAAAGGCTTCAGTCAGAGGAGTCACGTTAAGGATCACGAGAGAATTCACACGGGGGAAAAGCCCTTTGTCTGTCCGGTCTGTCAGAGGAGCTTCGTGCAGCGGAGCCAGCTAATGACTCACATTCATACTCATTCCTACATGATGAAGGACTTGTCGGATGGGAAACAGCAAAGGTGA